The DNA sequence GTCGCCCGCGTTCATCCAGCTCTTCGACCAGACTTCGATACTTAGACCGAAGCCAGCACACAATGGTCTCGTCTCTCATCCCTGCTCTTGTGCAGAGGCTCTCCACTCCGGTCAATCACTATTGCGGTAAGTTGTTTCCTGCCACCGCCTTACTGTGCGCTCCCTCTAGAAAAAGTATGTTTCAGGGCTGAAGAACGGCTCTCGCCAGAACGTAAGGTGGTATGACACTGTGAGTTCTACAGAATCTCGGTCGTTTTCCCGAACTTTTCGCTTTGCTCCTTTTTCTCTTGATCTTGGTAACGCAAGCCTGGAGAAAGATGGGGAGTCGCTGGTTTTGACGCCGCGTGCGTTTGCGCTGCTCAGGCATTTGGTCGAACGCTCCCCTGGATTGGTGACGAAAGAAGAATTGCTTGATGTGGTATGGGAAGGGGCGATCGTTGGCGACGCAGTGATTCGCGTGTGTATGGGAGAAGTGCGCAAAGTCCTTGGCGACAATCCAGATGCACCGCGTTACATCGAGACTGTGCATCGCAAGGGATACCGCTTTATCGCGGACGTCACTAGTAGTCAGCGGTCAGTCGGCAGTAGTGAAGAACCGGCCAGTATGCAAGGTCCGGCGGCTGAGGTCAAAGATGCTCACTCCGTTTCCCGCCCTCAACAACTCGCAATCGCGGCAGGTGACCTGCTGACCCTTGCCCATGAACAAGAGTTTGAGCTGTGGAAAGCCACAGGGGCGGTCACGCAAGGGTGGGCACTGGCGCGTACAGGGGAGAGTGAAAAAGGGCAGACCTTCATTACCGATGCGATGGAGTCGTTACGTATCATCGGCTTGGAGATTGCACGGTCATATTACGAACTGGTACTGGCTGATATTCAGGGGCGGGTAGGGAAGAGAGCCGAGGCGCTTGCGGCACTCGCGAAAGCCCACGACGTCATGCAGATGAGTGGTGAGCGGTTTTGTGAAGCCGAGTTGTATCGCATACGCGGCGAGCTCATGCTTGCCGGGATCACAAAAGAGAGGAGTCAAGAGGCGCCAGTCCAGAGTCAAAAGGTCCGAATTGGCACGGATTTCCCGTCGTTAAGATCCGCGTGTTCGCCATGCCCGCGCAGGCGGGCATCCAGGAGCTTCACCTCTGAACGATTGCGTATTCCCCCTGGATTCCCGCATTCGCGGGAATGACGTCTCGTCTTTTCTCAGCGTAAAAGCCTACCCCTAAATGAGGGCACGCATGGGGAAGACCAGCACAGCGCTGGTCTTAGGACATCGACCCCGCCGCTTGCGAGGTCCTATTTTTACAAGAAAATTGAGCCGGTCTCACATTTGCTTTTCTCTGCGGCGAAGCGCAAACTAGCTTTGATGGCGTAAGAAAAATATCACGCTGGGTGTGGAAACTGTTCGTGATGTCTACATCGGGCAGTGAGGATGGGGGTGGTGGTGATGAGAAGCATGGAGAGATCCGTACGCATGACAGATCGAGACCCAACACAAAACCGAGGTGATTACTACACGTTGATTGTGAGCGTGGCGGTCGTGTGTTTCTGTGTGTTTGCCAGCACGACGCTGTTCCGCGAGCCGATTACACAATTTTTTGTTGCGATCGAGAAGACGATTGCCAACCTGGGAGCGCGATAACGATACCGTTGATTCTCGCTTCTCTTTGTTGGCAGTCCCAATAAGGAGGGCAGTGCATACTGCCCTTCATGAACTCACCGTCCCTTAAATTGAGGGGGCCGTTTTTGCTCGAATGCGGCAAGTCCTTCTTTTACATCTTCTGACGCCATGTGCAGATCGAAAGCAAGGAGTTCAAGCCGCAATGCAGTATCAGCGGTTTGATTGAGGCCATCATCAACCAGATATTTCATCTTCTCTAAGCCCACAGGGCTCTTGTTCGCCAGCTTACCGACGACTTTCTCCACTGCGTTCATCAACTCATTGTCTGGAACGACTTCATTGACCAGTCCATAGGAGATCAACTCTCGTGCAGGGAAGAACTCGCCTGTGTACATCAGATACTTCGCACGGGTAGGGCCAACCTTGCGCGGCAAACGTACAGAGCTGCCTCCCCCAGGAATCAGTCCGAAGTTGGCGTGCGCATCTCCCAGCTTGGCACTTTCTGCCGCAATGACCAGGTCACAACAGAGTGTGAGTTCAAGTCCGCCAGCTAAGGCGAGACCGTTCACGGCAGCGATGGTGGGGCGAGGGAAGCGCTCAACGCGATTGAGAACGGTATAGACCGCCTGGAGAAAGTCCTGCAGTGCACGTGGATTGCCACCGCTCGATTCTCGGATGAACTTGAGGTCTGCGCCAGCACTGAAGGCGCGTCCAGCGCCAGTAAAGACCACCACACGAATCTCAGGATGTTTCTGAAAATCATCCAATGCCGCGTCGATCCCTGCCAAGACTCCAGGGGTAAGCGCGTTCATTGCCGTTGGGCGGTTCAGGGTGACCCATCCCGCATTATTGCGAATTTCAAACAGCACAACTTGTTCTGCCATTGTTGCCTCCTCCCAGTCTAAATCGGACCATGAAAGATTGGCGCACGCGCGCTGTCACCCCGAGTGAAACGAAGGGTCTCTCTGAGAGATTCTTCGCTGCGCTCAGAATGGTACGATTTGGCGTCTGGAGTGTAAAGTGTACGAATGTTCTCAGGTCTGATTTCGCTCTCACTCTCATCTCGCGCTCTTGAATCGTGGTAACGGGATACCCGTGCTCGACTCCTCCCACACTAACGTTACCGTCATGCCGACGTGAATCTCCTCGGGCGTGGCATCAATGATGTTACTCACTAAGCGGACATGATCGAACTCCGGAAAATCGACAATCACGACATTGTAAGGGGTGAGTGACGCCACGCCTGGATGGACGGGATGATGAACAATTGTGAAGCTAAAAACGATGCCAGTGTCTGGGGCAAGGAGCCACTCGTGCTCAAACGAATGGCAGGCAGAGCACATTGGCCCTGGCGGATGGCGAAAACGATGACACGCGGCGCAGCGCTGAAAGCGTAATTCGCGTCGTCGGCAATGGTCCCAAAAGGTGCGGTCAACATCTGTTGGTTGTGGTCCAGAAACTTCAGCGGGAAAATAACTCATGCTTAGACTCCTAGCAGGGCAGCGCTTAGCGGACTTCCGCTCAAACCTGCGGTGACCAGACATACCTCTGCATCTTTGACTTGCGACGTCGACTCTCCGCGCAGTTGTCGTACGCCTTCGACCGCGAGGTTAAGGCCGTGGATGTACGCTTCCGAGAGGTGGCCACCAGATGTATTGAGGGGAAAGCGACCGTGGGGCCAGCGTAGATTTCCGACTGCAGCGAACGGGCCAGCCTCTCCACGTCCGCAAAAGCCGAAGTTTTCCAGCGTCATCAACACCAGACCAGTAAAATGATCGTAGATCTGTAAGACATCCACGTCCTGTGGCGTGATGCCCGCCCGTCCAAAAAGGTCTCTGGCCAGTGTTTTCCCATTCCCAGCCCCGTATTCGTCGATCGGCATGTTGTGTGAACCGAGTGCGCCGTCATACCAACCAGGATTTCCTCCCTGTGATGCAGCGAGAATACGAACAGGTTTCTTGTTCAGCGCCCGCGCACGTTCGAGAGTCGTGACAATTAGTGCACATGCACCGTCGTTCTCCTGACAACAGTCAAAGAGCCGCAGCGGTGAGGCGATAATGCGGGCATTCAGATAGTCTTCGAGCGTTAATGGACGACCATGCATGACAGCACGGGGGTTGCGTTGCGCATTGTCTCGACAGACTAAGGACACTTCAGCAAAATGTTCAGGCTTGGCACCATATTCGTGAATGTAGCGCTGAATCAACGGTGCGATCATAATCGGCGGCGAGAACATACCGAACGGAGCCGCAAAATTGAGGTGGGGGAGTTCGTTGTAGCCACCAGCTTGGCCATATCGATGGCCAGGGCCCTGACACAGTGAGCGAAACACCGCCACATACTGCGCATGTCCACTCTCGACCGCAGAGGCGGCATGTGCGAGCGCACCACAGGCGCCGGAACCGCCACCACCCCACACCATTGAGGTGAATTTGAGGTCTGGCAGACCGAGTGCATGCTGCATCAACCAGGGCATGCTGCTGTCATTGGAAAAAGAAGCAAGGCCGTCGATTGCGTTACTGTCCACACCTGCATCGTGAGCCGCCTTTATGACTGCTTCGCACGCCAGGCTCCATTCGCCACGGTCGCCCATCCGTCCCCATTTGGTGTACTGCGTCTCACCAACACCGACGATGCACGCTTGCTGCGCTGCATGAGCCATACTTTTTTGTTCCTTCGTTTTGGCAGTTACCGCGGGGTTTCGCTGAGCAGCGTAGCCACTGCCTGTTCGACAACCGTACCCTTAAAGAAATGTGGATTAGCGCTGGTGACGAACTGAACGGGGTTAACGAAAACAAAGCGGCGGAAGTCTTCGTCGTTCATGAGGCCTTTTTCGACCGCCTCATATGCCTCAGCCGCAGCCTCGCGCATATCGGGGAGGTCCCAGTGGCCGAGATCGGAGCCGTAGATCGCATTCAAGCGGACTCCCATGGCATGGTGCTTGGTATCAAACGCTGAGGCGGTAATGCGATCATCACCTTCGCAGCCAAAGTAAAAATGAGGGACGAACAAGTCGCGGACATCCTCTTTGCGTTCGATTCGACAGGGGGCAAATTCGTCCAAGTGGTTTTCTTTCTTCTCTTCATAGGCGCCCCACAGTAAGTGAGAGCGATCTCCTTTGTTCGCGAGCTTCTCCGCAAAGCGAGGGCCGCCGTACTGCGCAAAGAGGTCATACATGAGCTTTTCGTCCAGGTTGGCCGGGTCGAAATGCTCAAGGAAATTCACATTGTGCTTTTCCCAATGACCGACGAGGTCATTGTACA is a window from the Deltaproteobacteria bacterium genome containing:
- a CDS encoding transcriptional regulator, encoding MKNGSRQNVRWYDTVSSTESRSFSRTFRFAPFSLDLGNASLEKDGESLVLTPRAFALLRHLVERSPGLVTKEELLDVVWEGAIVGDAVIRVCMGEVRKVLGDNPDAPRYIETVHRKGYRFIADVTSSQRSVGSSEEPASMQGPAAEVKDAHSVSRPQQLAIAAGDLLTLAHEQEFELWKATGAVTQGWALARTGESEKGQTFITDAMESLRIIGLEIARSYYELVLADIQGRVGKRAEALAALAKAHDVMQMSGERFCEAELYRIRGELMLAGITKERSQEAPVQSQKVRIGTDFPSLRSACSPCPRRRASRSFTSERLRIPPGFPHSRE
- a CDS encoding enoyl-CoA hydratase/isomerase family protein, whose protein sequence is MAEQVVLFEIRNNAGWVTLNRPTAMNALTPGVLAGIDAALDDFQKHPEIRVVVFTGAGRAFSAGADLKFIRESSGGNPRALQDFLQAVYTVLNRVERFPRPTIAAVNGLALAGGLELTLCCDLVIAAESAKLGDAHANFGLIPGGGSSVRLPRKVGPTRAKYLMYTGEFFPARELISYGLVNEVVPDNELMNAVEKVVGKLANKSPVGLEKMKYLVDDGLNQTADTALRLELLAFDLHMASEDVKEGLAAFEQKRPPQFKGR